A single Dasypus novemcinctus isolate mDasNov1 chromosome 4, mDasNov1.1.hap2, whole genome shotgun sequence DNA region contains:
- the SEC62 gene encoding translocation protein SEC62: protein MAERRRHKKRIQEVGEPSKEEKAVAKYLRFNCPTKSTNMMGHRVDYFIASKAVDCLLDSKWAKAKKGEEALFTTRESVVDYCNRLLKKQFFHRALKVMKMKYDKDVKKEKEKGKAESGKEEDKKSKKENVKDEKMKKEKEKKKDGEKEDSKKEETPGTPRKKETKKKFKLEPHDDQVFLDGNEVFVWIYDPVHFKTFVMGLILVIAVIAATLFPLWPAEMRVGVYYLSVGAGCFVASILLLAVARCILFLIIWLITGGRHHFWFLPNLTADVGFIDSFRPLYTHEYKGPKADLKKDEKAEAKKQQKSDSEEKSDSEKKEDEEGKMVGPGNNGTEGSGGERHSDTDSDRREDDRSQHSSGNGNDFEMITKEELEQQTDGDCEEEEEEEENDGEKTKPSHEKSN from the exons ATGGCGGAACGCAGGCGACACAAGAAGCGGATCCAG GAAGTTGGTGAACCATCTAAAGAAGAAAAGGCTGTAGCCAAGTATCTTCGATTCAACTGTCCAACAAAGTCCACCAATATGATGGGTCACCGTGTTGATTATTTTATTG cttCAAAAGCAGTGGATTGCCTTTTGGATTCAAAGTGGGCAAAGGCCAAGAAAGGAGAAGAAGCCTTGTTTACAACCAGGGAGTCTGTGGTTGATTATTGCAACAG GCTTTTAAAGAAGCAATTCTTTCACCGAGCactaaaagtaatgaaaatgaaatatgataaagacgtaaagaaagaaaaagagaaaggaaaagctgaaagtggaaaagaagaagataaaaaaagcaagaaagaaaatgtaaaggatgaaaagatgaagaaggaaaaagagaaaaaaaaggatggtGAAAAGGAAGACTCCAAAAAG GAGGAAACTCCAGGAACTCCCAGAAAGAAGGAAACTAAGAAAAAATTTAAGCTTGAACCACATGATGATCAGGTTTTTCTGGATGGAAATGAG GTATTTGTGTGGATCTATGACCCAGTTCACTTTAAAACGTTTGTCATGGGATTAATTCTTG tGATTGCAGTGATAGCAGCAACCCTTTTCCCACTTTGGCCAGCAGAAATGAGAGTAGGTGTTTATTACCTCAGTGTTGGCGCAGGCTGTTTTGTAGCCAGCATTCTCCTCCTTGCTGTTG CTCGTTGCATTCTATTCCTCATCATTTGGCTCATAACTGGAGGAAGACATCACTTTTGGTTCCTGCCAAATCTTACTGCTGACGTGGGTTTCATTGACTCCTTCAGGCCTCTGTACACACATGAATACAAAGGACCAAAAGCAGACTTAAAGAAAGATGAGAAAGCTGAAGCCAAAAAGCAGCAAAAATCTGACAGTGAGGAAAAATCAGACAGtgagaaaaaagaagatgaggaagGAAAAATGGTAGGACCAGGAAATAATGGAACAGAAGGTTCCGGTGGAGAACGACATTCAGACACAGACAGTGACAGGAGGGAAGATGACCGATCCCAACACAGTAGTGGAAATGGGAATGATTTTGAAATGATCACAAAAGAGGAACTGGAGCAGCAAACAGATGGGGATtgtgaagaggaggaggaagaggaagaaaatgatgGAGAAAAAACTAAACCTTCACATGAAAAATCAAACTGA